A window of the Wolbachia endosymbiont (group A) of Pogonocherus hispidulus genome harbors these coding sequences:
- a CDS encoding ankyrin repeat domain-containing protein gives MNFDQLLESLISAKNKEHIINRIKEELEQQGKDLEDVYEEWFDSKLDTEYASAMLHSQEDIGVEETFLYAAVCLGKLETVKYLVDEKKANVDAKSCSGCTALHFAAERGHLDIVKYLVDKEANVDAQDNDGCTPLHIAAQNSHFDIVEYLINHTKVNVSIKSYCDHTLLHFAAEGGNLETVKYLVGRGANANARDKWGYTPLHSAAECGHLNIIRYFVEDLTGEKKVYIDTKNNDDSTPLHLAVECGSLDIAKYLVENRTNVDAVDVNNKTPLDIANECGHPGIVEFLNKKRVASDANNDVPSQAAKRTKLDKVQEDNIELLITSISKLGRTGGITDKM, from the coding sequence ATGAACTTTGATCAGTTACTGGAATCATTAATAAGTGCTAAAAATAAGGAACATATAATTAACAGAATAAAAGAAGAGTTAGAACAACAAGGTAAAGATTTAGAAGATGTATATGAAGAGTGGTTTGACAGTAAATTGGACACAGAATACGCTTCCGCCATGTTACATTCTCAGGAGGATATAGGTGTAGAAGAGACATTTCTGTATGCAGCTGTCTGCCTTGGTAAATTAGAGACAGTTAAATATCTTGTAGATGAAAAAAAAGCTAACGTTGATGCAAAGAGCTGCTCAGGCTGCACTGCTTTACACTTTGCTGCTGAACGTGGTCACTTAGATATAGTTAAATATCTTGTAGATAAAGAAGCTAACGTTGATGCACAGGATAATGATGGCTGCACTCCTTTGCACATTGCTGCCCAAAATAGTCACTTTGACATAGTTGAATACCTTATAAACCACACAAAGGTTAACGTTAGTATAAAATCATATTGTGATCACACTCTTTTACATTTTGCTGCTGAGGGTGGCAACTTAGAGACAGTTAAATATCTTGTAGGTAGAGGAGCTAACGCTAATGCGAGGGATAAATGGGGTTATACTCCTTTACACTCTGCTGCTGAATGTGGCCACTTAAATATAATTAGATATTTTGTAGAGGATCTTACAGGCGAAAAAAAGGTTTACATTGATACAAAGAATAATGATGACAGTACCCCTTTACACCTTGCTGTTGAATGTGGCTCCTTAGATATAGCTAAATATCTTGTAGAAAATAGAACTAACGTTGATGCAGTGGATGTTAACAACAAAACTCCTTTAGATATCGCTAATGAGTGTGGTCATCCAGGTATAGTTGAGTTTCTTAATAAAAAGCGTGTTGCTTCTGATGCAAACAATGATGTTCCTTCACAGGCTGCTAAAAGAACTAAACTGGATAAAGTGCAAG
- a CDS encoding ankyrin repeat domain-containing protein — protein MNSSELQEILSVIIQDGVDESNVIDRIENQLKEQDFDIIFSDHEMDVKTILLHVAASMDRLKIVEYLVGKKNVAIDLQNTNDNTPLHIAVRKNNFSIVEYLIKNHADPNAKNNHGFTPLYFAAIKGYLDIVKYLVKNGATLDLQDKDGDTPLYAAAIKGYLDIVKYLVKNGATLDLQDKDGDTPLYAAAKGGYLDIVKYLVKNGATLDLQDKDGDTPLYAAAIKGYLDIVECLIKNKAALNLQNKDGDTPLYAAAKGGYLDIVKYLVKNGATLDLQDKDGDTPLYAAALSGHLDIVECLVENEAALNLQDKDDNTPLHAAAEGGRLDIVECLIKNGANPNMKNYRGTTPLHAAAKGGYLDIVKYLVENKAALDVQDRDDNTPLDSAASKGHLNIVEYLVENGAPLNLQGPIGSITLHRAASNGHLNIVKYLVEKANVETKNSYIYTAFYFAVLEGHLNIVEYLIKNGAPLNARDSIGNIPLHHAVLRGHLNIVEYLIKNGAPLNARDSIGNIPLHHAVLRGHLNIVEYLIKNGAPLNVQDSIGNTPLHHAVLNKHLDMVKYLVENGADLNARNYNKTPLDVANENGCSDIVKYLNEKKVAADAKNNADKAPLYMAVENSKQGIVQATSNAEAKHIANKAVKIGFSVGIITMLTVAIGCFAANVGLSMLVIAGIAVAAALAAGTVAGSITYVVPKPGNKLNEISINEKTFVCQPT, from the coding sequence ATGAATTCAAGTGAGTTGCAAGAAATATTAAGTGTAATAATACAAGATGGTGTAGATGAGAGTAATGTTATTGATAGAATAGAAAATCAGCTAAAAGAACAAGATTTTGACATAATATTTTCCGATCATGAAATGGATGTAAAGACTATTTTACTGCATGTAGCTGCTTCCATGGATCGCTTAAAAATAGTTGAATATCTTGTAGGTAAAAAAAATGTTGCTATTGATTTACAAAACACGAATGATAATACTCCCCTACACATTGCTGTTCGCAAGAATAATTTCAGTATAGTTGAATATCTTATAAAAAATCATGCTGATCCTAATGCAAAGAACAATCACGGCTTTACTCCTTTGTACTTTGCTGCCATTAAGGGTTACTTAGACATAGTTAAATATCTTGTAAAAAACGGAGCTACTCTTGATCTACAAGACAAGGATGGTGATACTCCTTTATATGCTGCTGCCATTAAGGGTTACTTAGACATAGTTAAATATCTTGTAAAAAACGGAGCTACTCTTGATCTACAAGACAAGGATGGTGATACTCCTTTATATGCTGCTGCTAAAGGTGGTTACTTAGACATAGTTAAATATCTTGTAAAAAACGGAGCTACTCTTGATCTACAAGACAAGGATGGTGATACTCCTTTATATGCTGCTGCCATTAAGGGTTACTTAGATATAGTTGAATGTCTTATAAAAAATAAAGCTGCTCTTAATCTACAAAACAAGGATGGTGATACTCCTTTATATGCTGCTGCTAAAGGTGGTTACTTAGACATAGTTAAATATCTTGTAAAAAACGGAGCTACTCTTGATCTACAAGACAAGGATGGTGATACTCCTTTATATGCTGCTGCTTTAAGTGGCCACTTAGATATAGTTGAATGTCTTGTAGAAAACGAAGCTGCTCTTAATCTACAAGACAAGGATGATAATACTCCCTTACACGCTGCTGCTGAAGGTGGTCGCTTAGATATAGTTGAATGTCTTATAAAAAACGGAGCTAATCCGAACATGAAGAACTATCGTGGCACTACCCCCTTACATGCTGCTGCTAAAGGTGGTTACTTAGACATAGTTAAATATCTTGTAGAAAACAAAGCTGCTCTTGATGTACAAGACAGGGATGATAATACTCCCTTAGACTCTGCTGCTTCAAAGGGTCACTTAAACATAGTTGAATATCTTGTAGAAAACGGAGCTCCTCTTAATCTACAAGGCCCGATTGGTAGTATCACTTTACACCGTGCTGCTTCAAATGGTCACCTAAACATAGTTAAATATCTTGTAGAAAAAGCTAATGTTGAGACAAAAAACAGTTATATCTACACTGCTTTCTATTTTGCTGTTCTAGAAGGTCACTTAAACATAGTTGAATATCTTATAAAAAACGGAGCTCCTCTTAATGCGCGAGACTCGATTGGTAATATCCCTTTACACCATGCTGTTCTAAGAGGTCACTTAAACATAGTTGAATATCTTATAAAAAACGGAGCTCCTCTTAATGCGCGAGACTCGATTGGTAATATCCCTTTACACCATGCTGTTCTAAGAGGTCACTTAAACATAGTTGAATATCTTATAAAAAACGGAGCTCCTCTTAATGTGCAAGACTCGATTGGTAATACCCCTTTACACCATGCTGTTTTAAACAAGCACTTAGATATGGTTAAATATCTTGTAGAAAATGGAGCTGACCTTAATGCAAGGAATTATAATAAAACTCCTTTAGATGTTGCTAATGAAAATGGTTGCTCAGATATAGTTAAGTATTTAAATGAAAAGAAGGTTGCCGCTGATGCAAAGAATAATGCTGACAAAGCTCCTTTATATATGGCTGTTGAGAATAGTAAACAGGGTATAGTGCAAGCTACATCAAACGCGGAAGCCAAACATATCGCTAATAAAGCGGTAAAAATTGGCTTCTCTGTAGGCATAATAACCATGTTGACAGTGGCTATTGGATGTTTTGCTGCGAATGTTGGGTTATCAATGTTAGTTATAGCTGGCATAGCTGTAGCTGCTGCGTTAGCAGCTGGAACTGTTGCTGGCAGTATTACATATGTAGTACCGAAGCCTGGCAATAAACTAAATGAAATTAGTATAAACGAAAAAACATTTGTTTGCCAACCTACTTAA